The Streptomyces capitiformicae genome contains the following window.
CTGGAGAACGTCACGGTCCAGGCCGGGCCGAAGGTGCTGCTGAAGCATCTGACGTGGCAGCTCGGGCCGGGGGACCGGATCGGCCTCGTCGGCGTCAACGGGGCGGGAAAGACCTCGCTGTTGCGGGCCATGGCCGAGGCCGCGTTCAGCGACGGGGAGCGGCAGCCGGTCGCCGGGCGCGTCGTCACCGGCAAGACCGTCAAGCTCGCGTACCTGTCCCAGGAGGTCGCCGAGCTCGACCCCGACTGGCGGGTGCTCCAGGCCGTACAGCAGGTCCGTGACCGCGTCGACCTCGGCAAGGGGCGCGAGATGACCGCCGGGCAGCTCTGCGAGACCTTCGGGTTCAACAAGGAGAAGCAGTGGACGCCGGTGGGCGACCTCAGCGGTGGTGAGCGGCGGCGGTTGCAGCTGCTGCGGCTGCTGATGGACGAGCCGAACGTTCTTTTCCTCGACGAGCCGACCAACGACCTCGACATCGAGACCCTCACGCAGTTGGAGGACCTGCTCGACGGGTGGCCCGGGTCGATGATCGTCATCTCCCACGACCGGTTCTTCGTCGAGCGGACGACGGACAGGGTGTTCGCGCTGCTGGGTGACGGGGCGTTGCGGATGCTGCCGCGAGGGATCGACGAGTACATCGAGCGGCGGCACGCGATGGAGGCGGCGGCGGCTTCGGCTTCGCCGCTCGCCGCGAAGGCTGCCGGCGAGGTCCCGCAGAAGAGCGCGGCGGATGTTCGGGCCGCCAAGAAGGAACTGCAGAAGATCGAGCGGCAGTTGGACAAGATCTCCGAGAAGGAGACCAAGCTGCACGATCAGATCGCCGCGAACGCGACGGACTTTGCCAAGGTGGGGGAACTGGACGCGGAGTTGCGGGCGTTGGCGGGGGAGCGGGAAGAGCTGGAGATGCAGTGGCTTGAACTCGCGGATGACGTGTAGCGGAAGCGCCGTTGGGCTTCTCGCCGTTGGGGCTGTTGTGCGATGCCGGGTGCGGGTGGTGTGTGGCTGGTCGCGCCCCGCGGCGGAGCCGCCAGTAGACACAGCCCCGCGCCCCTGTCTCAGCCGGCGGCTACCAGGCGCCCCATGACCTTCACCCCCTCAAAAGCCGTATGGGGCATGGGGCGTACGTCCCGTGAAGGGGGCGTGAAGGAGCGTAACGAGGGCATCACGGGGCGGTTCTCCCTTGGGAACAGGGGAGCGACCGGGGCCGTGTGTGGCAGGTTCGCAGTGATAGAAAGGCCGTCTGAAAAGCGATACCACGCGTGACCACGGGTGGCTCGAAAGCAGCGAACAGGGGGAATCGCGCTGATGACTCAGCCACCCGACCAGCCGCCCCAGGGCGGCGGTTTCGGAGCTCCGCAGACACCTCCCCAACAGCCGTACGGCTATCCGCAGACACCCCCGCCGCAGGGCCCGCCCGCGCCTGCCCCCGGCTACGGGTATCCGCAGCAGCCCGGTTCCTACGCCCAGCCCGGCCCCTACGCCCAGCCCGGTCCTTACGCCCAGCCCGGCCCCTACACCCCGCCGCCGCAGGCCGGTTACGGGTACCCGCAGGCGCAGTACGCGGGCGGGCCCACTCCGCCGCCGGCGGGCGGCGGCTCCAAGAACCCCTTCAAGGGGAAGCCCGCGATGGTCATCGGCGCCGCGGTGGCCGCGCTGCTCGTGATCGGCGGCACGGTGTTCGCGGTGACAGGCCTTGGTGACGACGGCGGTGAGAAGAAGCCGGTCGCCAAGGAGAGCGCCGGCCCGAGCGAGGA
Protein-coding sequences here:
- a CDS encoding ABC-F family ATP-binding cassette domain-containing protein, which encodes MAVNLVNVENVSKVYGTRALLDGVSLGVSEGDRIGVVGRNGDGKTTLIRMLAKLEEADSGRVTHSGGLHIGVLTQHDSLDPAATVRHEVIRDMADHEWAGNAKIRDVLTGLFGGLDLPGFPQGLDTVIGPLSGGERRRIALAKLLIEEQDLIVLDEPTNHLDVEGISWLANHLRERRSALVCVTHDRWFLDQVCTRMWDVQKGTVYEYEGGYSDYVFARAERERIAATEETKRQNLVRKELAWLRRGAPARTSKPRFRVEAANELIKDVPPPRDKSELMKFASSRLGKTVFDLENVTVQAGPKVLLKHLTWQLGPGDRIGLVGVNGAGKTSLLRAMAEAAFSDGERQPVAGRVVTGKTVKLAYLSQEVAELDPDWRVLQAVQQVRDRVDLGKGREMTAGQLCETFGFNKEKQWTPVGDLSGGERRRLQLLRLLMDEPNVLFLDEPTNDLDIETLTQLEDLLDGWPGSMIVISHDRFFVERTTDRVFALLGDGALRMLPRGIDEYIERRHAMEAAAASASPLAAKAAGEVPQKSAADVRAAKKELQKIERQLDKISEKETKLHDQIAANATDFAKVGELDAELRALAGEREELEMQWLELADDV